The bacterium nucleotide sequence GTCACTGCGGAAAAGCCTGCCTGGACCAGCGGGTTTACGCTGGTGGACCACCGTATCCAGACGATCGATGAGACATGGAGACCTGTCTATGGTGAAAAAAGCCGGGTGCGAAACCATTATACAGAGTGCATCGCCGACCTCCTGCAAGACCAACATGAGAATAGAAAGATGCAGCTCATCATTCGAGTGTACAACACGGGCGCAGCCTTCAGCTATTTTTTCCCGGAA carries:
- a CDS encoding glycoside hydrolase family 97 protein gives rise to the protein MKRNAISLCWLFWSALQGQILQDQTLQVSSPDQTLHFKLSISQTPDESGVPVYSLQWKNKTVILDSRLGIVTAEKPAWTSGFTLVDHRIQTIDETWRPVYGEKSRVRNHYTECIADLLQDQHENRKMQLIIRVYNTGAAFSYFFPE